Proteins found in one Geomonas subterranea genomic segment:
- a CDS encoding methyl-accepting chemotaxis protein produces the protein MRTNWNLRVKLLVGFGITSAVSLILAMTAFYGMSTVDRSARSLADRQIGQMRTIAEISSANAGARQRLAEAMATGGLAAARVELNAGAASEKAVTDQIGKLTATLATDKEKALYQALTAKLAAGQSARGRALRLASQGDKEQALQALREVQARRGEIQEALTQLSAAFAGQASAGAQAPGTARSAKMAIIVLLLASLGSAFAAAFWLDGCVTRPMQLAVATAGRIAQRDLTAKVTGEDSAETGRLMTAIGSMLQHLRDVVTRTSDIASGIAASSSLLQRSSEQMASGAEQVACQAQTVATASEQMSATSNEIALNCHEAARNSKQASSAAETGAQVVAQTVEVMNRIADRVNATSRTVESLGERSDQIGAIVGTIEDIADQTNLLALNAAIEAARAGEQGRGFAVVADEVRALAERTTKATREIGEMIKAIQGETKGAVLAMEEGVREVQQGTQEAAKSGAALQEILDQINAVSMQVNQIATAAEEQTATISEITGNITRISEVVQLTVQGSHDSSMAAAELASLSDDLGTLVTQFKVA, from the coding sequence ATGCGCACGAACTGGAACCTCAGGGTGAAGCTCCTCGTCGGCTTTGGCATCACTAGCGCGGTGTCGCTAATTCTTGCAATGACCGCTTTTTATGGCATGTCCACTGTGGACAGGAGCGCACGAAGCCTAGCTGACAGGCAGATCGGGCAGATGAGGACCATCGCCGAGATCAGTTCCGCGAACGCGGGCGCCCGCCAGCGCCTTGCCGAGGCTATGGCCACCGGAGGTCTCGCGGCAGCCCGTGTGGAACTGAACGCCGGAGCGGCCTCTGAAAAAGCCGTGACGGACCAGATTGGAAAGCTGACAGCGACGCTGGCGACCGACAAGGAAAAGGCCCTGTACCAGGCCCTTACCGCGAAGCTTGCCGCCGGCCAGTCCGCACGCGGCAGGGCCTTGCGGCTTGCGAGCCAGGGGGACAAGGAACAGGCCCTCCAGGCGCTTCGGGAGGTGCAGGCGAGACGCGGGGAGATCCAGGAGGCGCTCACACAGCTATCCGCCGCGTTCGCGGGGCAGGCATCAGCGGGCGCGCAGGCTCCAGGGACCGCGCGTAGTGCAAAAATGGCCATCATTGTCCTGCTGCTCGCCTCGCTGGGGAGCGCGTTCGCCGCAGCGTTCTGGCTAGACGGCTGCGTCACCCGCCCCATGCAACTGGCCGTAGCCACCGCCGGGCGGATCGCGCAGCGGGACCTGACCGCCAAGGTCACGGGTGAGGACTCAGCGGAAACCGGGCGGCTCATGACCGCGATCGGCAGCATGCTGCAGCATCTGCGGGATGTAGTGACGCGAACCAGTGACATCGCCAGCGGCATCGCCGCCTCCTCGAGCCTGCTGCAGCGCAGTTCAGAGCAGATGGCCAGCGGCGCTGAGCAGGTCGCATGCCAGGCCCAGACGGTAGCCACAGCAAGCGAGCAGATGTCCGCGACCTCCAACGAGATCGCCCTCAACTGTCACGAAGCGGCGAGAAACTCCAAGCAGGCCAGCAGCGCCGCGGAAACAGGGGCTCAGGTGGTGGCACAGACGGTCGAGGTAATGAACCGGATCGCCGACCGGGTCAACGCGACCTCCCGCACCGTGGAAAGCCTCGGTGAGCGTTCGGACCAGATCGGCGCCATCGTGGGCACCATCGAGGACATCGCGGACCAGACCAACCTCCTGGCGCTCAACGCGGCCATTGAGGCGGCCCGGGCCGGGGAGCAGGGGCGCGGCTTCGCGGTGGTTGCCGACGAGGTCCGCGCACTGGCTGAGCGCACGACGAAGGCGACGCGGGAAATCGGCGAGATGATCAAGGCGATTCAAGGGGAAACGAAGGGGGCGGTACTGGCGATGGAGGAAGGGGTGCGCGAGGTGCAGCAGGGGACTCAGGAAGCAGCCAAGTCGGGCGCCGCGCTGCAGGAGATACTGGATCAGATCAACGCGGTCAGCATGCAGGTGAACCAGATCGCGACGGCGGCGGAGGAGCAGACCGCCACCATCAGCGAGATCACCGGCAACATCACCAGGATCTCCGAGGTCGTGCAGCTCACCGTCCAGGGGTCCCATGATTCGTCCATGGCAGCGGCGGAACTGGCCAGCCTGTCGGACGATCTGGGCACGCTGGTGACCCAGTTCAAGGTGGCATAG
- the secF gene encoding protein translocase subunit SecF: MQIISNTQIDFIGKRTLSFAVSALITIIGLFGALQIATNRANMGIDFSGGTSVQVAFTRPVQQDKVHKALSAELHKEVNLQEISGGNRLLIKVGKSGTDSLNVADSITGRLRAEFPDNAFVVESSNEVGPSIGDKLKKDTLQAVALSMVGIVFYIAWRFDFNFGIGAVAATLHDVLAMIALFYLLDKEVNLLFITAILTIAGYSLTDTVVIFDRIRENLNKSVLEAKGELFNRSINEVLPRTIITSLTTFLAAISLYLFGGEAIGDFALALVAGIVIATYSSIFIASPIVLQLERRDEAKRQARAETAGAPESDGDQRRT, translated from the coding sequence ATGCAAATTATCAGCAACACCCAAATAGATTTCATCGGAAAGCGCACGTTGAGTTTTGCCGTCTCCGCGCTTATCACTATCATCGGCCTCTTCGGAGCGCTCCAGATCGCAACCAACAGGGCCAACATGGGGATCGACTTCTCCGGCGGCACCTCCGTCCAGGTGGCCTTCACCCGTCCCGTCCAGCAGGATAAGGTGCACAAGGCTTTGTCGGCAGAACTGCACAAGGAGGTCAATCTCCAGGAGATCAGCGGCGGCAACCGGTTACTGATCAAGGTCGGAAAATCAGGTACTGATTCACTCAACGTGGCGGACAGCATAACCGGCAGGCTGAGGGCGGAATTCCCAGACAACGCGTTCGTGGTGGAGAGCTCAAACGAAGTAGGCCCTTCCATCGGCGACAAGCTCAAGAAAGATACGCTACAGGCAGTAGCACTTTCCATGGTCGGCATCGTTTTCTACATCGCATGGCGCTTCGACTTCAACTTCGGAATAGGAGCCGTAGCGGCCACGTTGCACGACGTTCTGGCCATGATCGCCCTGTTCTATCTCCTCGACAAGGAGGTCAACCTTCTTTTCATAACTGCCATCCTGACCATCGCCGGGTATTCTTTGACTGACACAGTAGTGATCTTCGACCGTATCAGAGAGAATCTGAACAAGTCGGTCCTGGAAGCAAAAGGGGAACTCTTCAACCGGAGCATCAACGAAGTACTGCCGAGAACTATCATTACCTCGCTCACCACCTTTCTGGCCGCCATATCCTTGTATCTTTTCGGGGGCGAAGCCATAGGCGATTTCGCACTGGCCCTCGTTGCCGGCATCGTGATTGCGACCTATTCATCAATCTTCATCGCGAGCCCAATCGTTTTGCAACTGGAGCGAAGGGACGAGGCCAAGAGGCAGGCCCGCGCCGAAACAGCCGGGGCGCCGGAGAGCGATGGGGATCAAAGGAGAACCTGA
- a CDS encoding putative signal transducing protein, which produces MTMVKFYDAKSEAELARVEAVLKQGGIEYFVTGLTRDDVTGEIEVAEEDLPRAEELLLKTK; this is translated from the coding sequence ATGACCATGGTGAAATTCTACGATGCCAAGAGCGAGGCCGAACTGGCCCGCGTCGAGGCTGTGCTTAAGCAGGGCGGGATCGAGTATTTCGTGACCGGTCTCACGCGGGATGATGTAACCGGAGAAATCGAGGTGGCGGAGGAAGATCTGCCAAGGGCAGAGGAACTGCTCCTCAAAACGAAGTGA
- a CDS encoding dihydrolipoamide acetyltransferase family protein: MNEIVMPKLSDTMTEGRLVSWKKRVGDEVRRGEVIAEVETDKANMELEAYAPGVLLEIRVQSGEMVPVGTVIAVVGKAGEKAGGADGASAGAEPPPAEAVQPERGGEEPAGEPQAQAEQGAAETVSAQGGEAPRVASTGGEEGGAPRAEPAQAADLALGEGEKQAPAAPPRPGDEKTQPVSESTGAPRQYIQTRAPYSGGPAQETAPAGRERAAPVVRRRARELGIDLGQVRGTGPDGRILLQDLEGEGGKPLEAAEAARPAQPLAQPQAQAAQPQVEAVPAEDKAKGPRLVQEVKAMSRLRAAVAKTVADSWAHIPHFTVTMDIAMDEAESVRRQLKQGGMRITVNDLIVKAVALALVKFPQLNASFAQEGLQFHGEVNVSLAVGVPEGVLMPVIHGCQDLSLPAIAQEADRLVQLARSGALTEQEMNGGTFSVSNLGMFQVSSFSAVIPPSQGGVLAVGAVVDVPVLRSGVLANSKMMKVTLSADHRVVDGAYAAQFLVELRGVLENPVRLLM, encoded by the coding sequence ATGAACGAGATCGTCATGCCTAAGCTGTCCGACACCATGACCGAGGGGAGACTGGTCTCTTGGAAAAAGCGGGTCGGGGACGAGGTGCGCCGCGGTGAGGTGATCGCCGAGGTGGAGACGGACAAGGCCAACATGGAGCTTGAGGCCTACGCACCGGGGGTGCTGCTGGAGATCAGGGTGCAGTCAGGCGAAATGGTGCCAGTGGGGACGGTGATCGCCGTGGTTGGCAAGGCGGGGGAAAAGGCTGGGGGTGCAGATGGCGCTTCCGCCGGAGCAGAGCCCCCACCGGCGGAAGCGGTGCAGCCGGAAAGAGGCGGCGAGGAGCCGGCGGGCGAACCCCAGGCGCAGGCGGAACAGGGAGCGGCGGAAACCGTTTCGGCTCAGGGGGGTGAGGCGCCGCGCGTGGCGTCGACAGGCGGAGAGGAGGGGGGCGCCCCTAGAGCTGAACCGGCCCAGGCTGCGGATCTGGCCCTCGGAGAAGGCGAAAAACAGGCTCCGGCTGCACCACCGCGTCCGGGAGATGAAAAGACCCAGCCGGTAAGCGAATCTACCGGCGCACCCCGGCAGTACATCCAGACCAGGGCTCCCTATTCCGGCGGGCCGGCTCAGGAAACGGCGCCCGCCGGGAGGGAGCGGGCCGCACCGGTCGTCCGCCGCCGTGCCCGCGAACTTGGGATCGACTTGGGCCAGGTCCGCGGCACCGGTCCCGATGGGCGCATCCTGCTTCAGGACCTGGAGGGGGAAGGGGGCAAGCCGTTGGAAGCCGCCGAGGCGGCGCGTCCGGCCCAGCCCCTGGCGCAACCCCAGGCGCAGGCGGCTCAACCCCAGGTTGAGGCGGTGCCGGCTGAGGACAAGGCCAAGGGGCCGAGGCTGGTGCAGGAGGTGAAGGCGATGTCCAGGCTCAGGGCGGCGGTGGCCAAGACCGTCGCGGATTCCTGGGCGCACATCCCGCACTTCACCGTGACCATGGACATAGCCATGGACGAGGCGGAATCGGTCCGGCGCCAGTTGAAACAGGGGGGGATGCGGATCACGGTCAACGACCTCATCGTCAAGGCGGTTGCGCTCGCGCTGGTGAAGTTCCCCCAGCTGAACGCGAGCTTCGCCCAGGAGGGGCTGCAGTTCCACGGTGAAGTGAACGTCAGCCTGGCGGTAGGGGTGCCGGAGGGGGTGCTCATGCCGGTGATCCATGGGTGTCAGGATCTTTCGCTACCTGCGATCGCGCAGGAGGCCGACCGGCTGGTGCAGCTGGCGAGATCGGGCGCCCTGACCGAGCAGGAGATGAATGGTGGGACCTTCTCCGTCTCCAACCTCGGTATGTTTCAGGTCAGCAGCTTCAGCGCGGTCATTCCCCCTTCCCAGGGGGGCGTGCTTGCGGTCGGGGCGGTGGTGGACGTCCCGGTGCTGCGCTCAGGCGTGCTGGCGAACTCCAAAATGATGAAGGTCACCCTCTCCGCGGACCACCGCGTGGTCGATGGCGCCTACGCTGCGCAGTTCCTCGTTGAGTTGAGGGGGGTGCTGGAGAATCCGGTACGCCTGCTCATGTGA
- the pdhA gene encoding pyruvate dehydrogenase (acetyl-transferring) E1 component subunit alpha translates to MAETLRELLSEEELLGFYEQMVLCREFEESCAEQYSKGHITGFLHLYSGQEAVAVGATAGLQQKDYILSAYRDHAQAIVRGAEPKKVMAELFGKATGLCKGKGGSMHLFSPELNFMGGYAIVGGQFPIATGLAWASQLLEEDRVTACFFGDGSMNQGTFHESLNWSRLWDLPVLFICENNFYGIGTEVHRASAQAALHRRTCGYDIPSEKVDGMDAIAMYQATKRAAEWVRERQRPYFIEAVTYRFRGHSMSDPAKYRSSAETDVWKSRDPIINLSRRLMEEGIATQEQFDEVTKRCLAQVEESVRFAEESPWPEDAEVWEDIYV, encoded by the coding sequence ATGGCTGAAACCCTGAGGGAGCTGCTTTCCGAGGAGGAACTGCTCGGCTTCTATGAGCAGATGGTGCTCTGCCGTGAGTTCGAGGAGAGCTGCGCCGAGCAGTACTCGAAGGGGCATATCACCGGGTTCCTGCACCTGTACTCTGGGCAGGAGGCGGTCGCCGTCGGCGCCACGGCGGGGCTGCAGCAAAAGGACTACATCCTTTCCGCCTACCGTGACCATGCCCAGGCCATCGTCCGCGGCGCCGAGCCCAAAAAGGTGATGGCGGAGCTCTTCGGCAAGGCAACCGGGCTTTGCAAGGGAAAGGGGGGCTCCATGCATCTCTTCTCACCGGAGCTCAACTTCATGGGGGGATATGCCATCGTCGGCGGCCAGTTCCCCATCGCCACGGGGCTTGCCTGGGCGAGCCAGCTCCTCGAAGAGGACCGGGTCACCGCCTGCTTCTTTGGCGACGGCTCCATGAACCAGGGAACCTTCCACGAGTCGCTCAACTGGTCGCGTCTTTGGGACCTTCCGGTGCTTTTCATCTGCGAGAACAACTTCTACGGTATCGGCACCGAGGTGCATCGCGCCTCCGCCCAGGCGGCGCTGCACCGGCGCACCTGCGGCTACGACATCCCCAGCGAAAAGGTGGACGGCATGGATGCGATCGCCATGTACCAGGCCACCAAGCGGGCCGCCGAGTGGGTGCGGGAGCGGCAGCGCCCCTACTTCATCGAGGCGGTCACCTACCGCTTCCGCGGGCACTCCATGTCCGACCCCGCCAAGTACCGGAGCTCCGCGGAAACGGACGTCTGGAAAAGCCGGGACCCGATCATAAATCTTTCGCGCCGGCTCATGGAGGAGGGTATAGCGACCCAGGAGCAGTTCGATGAGGTCACCAAACGCTGCCTGGCCCAGGTAGAGGAAAGCGTCCGGTTCGCCGAGGAGTCTCCCTGGCCCGAGGACGCCGAGGTATGGGAGGATATCTACGTTTGA
- a CDS encoding cation:proton antiporter encodes MHDLSLIMTVTGGFVAALCFGYLAHRIGLSSIVGFLLAGIAVGPYTPGFVADRHMAEQFAEIGVILLMFGVGLQFHFKELLQVKRAAVPGALGQSAVATLLSAVVAVGMGWSWPAGIIFGLAVSVASTVVLLRVLVDNNELHTPAGHIAVGWLVVEDLLTVFLLVILPVLFGPQATSGGNLPAAIGLALLKIGLLIVVTFWGGGKVIPRILEHVAETHSRELFTLTVLVLALGIAVASAKFFGVSMALGAFLAGMVVKQSDFSFRAATEALPMRDAFAVLFFVSVGMLFDPAHLMQQPGLVLIVLAIIVIGKPLAAVAIMLGLGYAPRVALSVALALAQIGEFSFILASVGRDLGVLEKSGANTLVAAAIISISLNPLLYRCIPFFERQAKGTRLWQWLEARSRPDYTGAHADGTTSSSSDRAIVVGYGPTGKTLARLLTENGIEPFVVEMNLHTVRQLQQEGIGALYGDANLRETLEAAGLEQAVALVLTSAGMQGEEEVIRLARQLNPQLRILARTSYLRDMPTLYRAGANAVFSGEGEIALNMTEHMLRGLGATDEQIDRQRDRVRAELATIGQ; translated from the coding sequence ATGCACGATCTCAGCCTTATCATGACCGTGACCGGCGGCTTCGTCGCCGCCCTGTGCTTTGGATACCTGGCGCACCGGATCGGTCTGTCTTCCATTGTGGGCTTCCTGCTGGCCGGAATCGCCGTGGGGCCCTACACGCCGGGGTTCGTGGCGGACCGGCACATGGCCGAGCAGTTCGCGGAAATCGGCGTGATTCTGCTGATGTTCGGCGTAGGCCTCCAGTTCCACTTCAAGGAACTGCTGCAGGTAAAGCGCGCCGCGGTTCCCGGGGCACTGGGCCAGAGCGCGGTGGCGACCCTGTTGAGCGCAGTGGTGGCGGTCGGAATGGGCTGGAGTTGGCCCGCGGGCATCATCTTCGGTCTGGCCGTGTCGGTGGCGAGCACCGTGGTGCTGTTACGGGTGCTGGTCGACAACAATGAACTGCACACCCCCGCCGGGCACATCGCTGTCGGCTGGCTCGTAGTCGAGGATCTGCTGACCGTCTTTTTGCTGGTAATCCTGCCGGTACTCTTCGGACCGCAGGCGACAAGTGGCGGCAACCTCCCTGCCGCAATCGGTCTGGCATTGTTGAAGATCGGCCTGCTGATCGTCGTCACCTTCTGGGGGGGGGGCAAGGTGATCCCGCGCATTCTGGAACACGTGGCGGAAACGCACTCCCGCGAACTCTTCACCCTGACCGTGCTGGTGCTCGCCCTAGGCATCGCCGTGGCGTCGGCCAAGTTCTTCGGCGTCTCCATGGCGCTGGGCGCTTTCCTGGCAGGAATGGTGGTGAAACAATCCGACTTCAGCTTCCGAGCGGCAACCGAGGCGCTGCCGATGCGGGATGCCTTTGCCGTACTCTTCTTCGTCTCTGTCGGAATGCTGTTCGACCCTGCCCACCTAATGCAGCAACCTGGCCTCGTGCTCATCGTCCTCGCCATCATCGTCATCGGTAAGCCTCTGGCCGCCGTGGCCATCATGCTTGGCCTTGGCTACGCACCACGGGTCGCCCTCTCTGTGGCCTTAGCCCTGGCACAGATCGGGGAGTTTTCCTTCATACTGGCGTCGGTCGGCAGGGACCTGGGGGTGTTGGAGAAAAGTGGTGCCAACACCCTCGTCGCCGCGGCCATCATCTCCATCAGCCTGAACCCCCTTCTGTACCGCTGCATCCCGTTTTTCGAGCGGCAAGCGAAAGGGACACGGTTGTGGCAGTGGCTGGAGGCGCGCTCCCGCCCGGATTACACGGGGGCCCACGCGGACGGCACCACCTCCTCCAGCAGCGATCGCGCCATCGTCGTTGGTTACGGCCCCACCGGAAAAACCCTGGCGCGTCTGCTCACTGAAAACGGCATCGAACCGTTCGTCGTGGAGATGAACCTGCACACGGTGCGGCAACTGCAACAGGAAGGGATAGGCGCGCTTTACGGCGATGCCAACCTCAGGGAAACCCTCGAGGCAGCCGGGCTGGAACAGGCCGTGGCGCTGGTGCTGACCTCGGCGGGGATGCAGGGCGAGGAAGAGGTTATCCGGCTGGCACGGCAGCTGAACCCGCAGTTACGCATTCTGGCCCGGACCAGCTACCTCAGGGACATGCCGACACTGTACCGTGCCGGAGCCAACGCCGTGTTTTCTGGGGAAGGAGAGATCGCCCTCAACATGACCGAGCATATGCTGCGCGGACTGGGGGCGACCGATGAGCAGATCGACCGGCAGCGTGACCGGGTCAGGGCGGAGTTGGCAACGATCGGTCAGTAA
- a CDS encoding alpha-ketoacid dehydrogenase subunit beta, whose translation MAEMTYRDAINLALKEEMRRDKTVVTYGEDVALYEGAFKVTRGLLSEFGELRVRDCPISENTIVGVAVGAAMGGVRPVAELMTVNFALLAMDQIVNHMAKVRYMFGGQTKVPMVIRMPGGGGSQLGAQHSQSLESYFMHCPGMLVAYPATPADAKGLLKSSIRDDNPVIYLEHELLYNSKGEVPEDPEFLVPFGKAAVTREGDQVTLVGYGRMAILALQAAQQLEKDGISCEVIDLRTLVPLDMETVLASVRKTGRALVIEECWKSAGLGGDIASRIYEGCFDTLLAPVRRISGLDVPMPYSRKIEKLCIPQAEGIVQGVRDLLNESY comes from the coding sequence ATGGCTGAAATGACCTATCGTGACGCCATCAACCTGGCGCTCAAGGAAGAGATGCGGCGCGACAAGACCGTCGTGACCTACGGCGAGGATGTGGCTCTCTACGAGGGGGCCTTCAAGGTGACCCGGGGACTTCTGTCGGAGTTCGGGGAACTGCGGGTTCGCGACTGCCCCATTTCCGAGAACACCATCGTGGGCGTCGCGGTCGGCGCCGCCATGGGTGGAGTGCGGCCGGTGGCGGAGCTGATGACGGTGAATTTCGCTCTGCTCGCCATGGACCAGATCGTGAACCACATGGCCAAGGTGCGCTACATGTTCGGCGGGCAGACCAAGGTTCCCATGGTGATCCGGATGCCGGGAGGCGGGGGGAGCCAACTCGGCGCCCAGCACTCGCAGAGCCTGGAAAGCTACTTCATGCACTGTCCGGGAATGCTGGTTGCCTATCCTGCGACCCCTGCCGACGCCAAGGGGCTTTTGAAGAGTTCCATCCGCGACGACAACCCGGTCATCTACCTGGAGCACGAACTACTCTACAACAGCAAGGGGGAGGTCCCGGAAGACCCGGAGTTCCTGGTCCCCTTCGGCAAGGCTGCCGTGACGAGGGAGGGGGACCAGGTGACCCTGGTGGGTTATGGACGGATGGCCATCCTGGCGCTGCAGGCCGCCCAGCAGCTGGAAAAGGACGGGATCTCCTGCGAGGTGATCGACCTGCGCACGCTGGTGCCGCTTGACATGGAGACGGTGCTCGCCTCGGTACGCAAGACCGGCCGCGCCCTCGTGATCGAGGAGTGCTGGAAAAGCGCCGGCCTTGGCGGCGACATCGCCTCCCGCATCTACGAGGGATGCTTCGACACCCTGCTCGCGCCGGTCCGCCGCATCTCCGGGCTCGACGTGCCAATGCCCTATTCCCGGAAGATCGAAAAACTCTGCATCCCGCAGGCCGAAGGGATCGTGCAGGGGGTACGCGACCTTCTTAACGAATCGTACTGA
- a CDS encoding rhomboid family intramembrane serine protease: protein MERQDERTCSCGSPLLVTEREGSDILPGMTGDEDHSVEPRDDWRIVPVWRVEERGRKLSLRQARLWALVLESRYIESRLEPGPRGWQIWVAPENYEAACRELNLYVEENRNWPPFLPTVHPMKENTLPTLSILILLATFHNLTSLDLKVLGHYPVDWIDIGNAHAGLILKGEWWRLVTALTLHADALHLVSNLAIGGVFIVYLCRDLGSGLAWTLLLASGVCGNLANAYIQLPSHTSVGASTAVFGAVGILGAVTMTRYRHHLRRRWPLPIAAALSLLVLLGTEGERTDLGAHLFGFLFGCLFGFVAELLVGYVGRPGRLANALLALASASVVVYAWWLAIAQSG from the coding sequence ATGGAGCGACAAGACGAAAGAACCTGCAGCTGCGGCTCTCCTTTGTTGGTGACTGAGCGTGAAGGATCTGACATACTGCCCGGCATGACCGGGGATGAGGACCACAGCGTAGAGCCGCGGGACGATTGGCGCATCGTTCCGGTCTGGCGGGTCGAGGAGCGGGGACGCAAGCTTTCCCTGCGCCAGGCACGCCTGTGGGCGCTGGTGCTGGAGTCACGCTACATCGAGTCCCGCCTGGAGCCGGGACCGCGCGGATGGCAGATCTGGGTCGCCCCGGAGAACTACGAGGCAGCCTGCCGGGAGCTGAACCTCTACGTGGAGGAGAACCGCAACTGGCCACCGTTCCTGCCGACGGTGCACCCGATGAAGGAGAACACCCTCCCTACCCTTTCCATCCTGATCCTGCTGGCCACCTTTCACAACCTGACCAGCCTGGACCTGAAGGTCCTGGGGCACTACCCTGTCGACTGGATCGACATCGGCAACGCCCATGCCGGCCTCATCCTCAAGGGGGAATGGTGGCGCCTGGTGACGGCCCTTACCCTGCACGCCGACGCACTGCACCTGGTCAGCAACCTCGCCATCGGCGGGGTCTTCATCGTCTACCTCTGCCGCGACCTGGGCTCCGGGCTCGCCTGGACCCTGCTCCTCGCCTCCGGCGTCTGCGGCAATCTGGCCAACGCCTACATCCAGCTCCCCAGTCACACTTCGGTCGGGGCCTCGACGGCGGTGTTCGGCGCGGTGGGGATCCTGGGGGCGGTCACCATGACGCGCTACCGGCACCACCTGCGCAGGCGCTGGCCGCTTCCCATCGCGGCGGCGTTGTCGCTGCTGGTGCTTTTGGGCACCGAAGGGGAAAGGACCGACCTGGGTGCGCACCTCTTCGGCTTCTTGTTCGGTTGCCTGTTCGGATTCGTCGCTGAACTGCTGGTGGGGTATGTGGGCAGGCCGGGACGTCTTGCCAACGCCCTGCTCGCGCTGGCCAGCGCCTCTGTGGTCGTTTACGCCTGGTGGCTCGCTATCGCCCAGTCAGGCTGA
- a CDS encoding pyridoxamine 5'-phosphate oxidase family protein: MRWHRRLIRIGKRRYVNMISEKIRDLAERAGHAFVATCDTGGHPHLAAGRGVALFEPNRLVFESWFCPTTMKNLQDNPHVSVVIADEAGNGYQFVGKVEKSTDTALLNGYIPELEPAGLPQVQWRLEIRVEGVMAFTADAHSDRPLG, translated from the coding sequence ATGCGCTGGCATCGTCGGCTTATCCGCATCGGCAAGAGGAGGTATGTCAACATGATCAGTGAAAAGATAAGGGATTTGGCAGAGCGGGCGGGGCATGCCTTCGTTGCCACCTGTGATACCGGTGGTCACCCGCACCTCGCGGCGGGGAGGGGCGTCGCGCTGTTCGAGCCGAACCGGCTGGTGTTCGAGTCCTGGTTCTGCCCCACCACCATGAAGAACCTGCAGGACAACCCCCACGTCTCGGTCGTGATCGCCGATGAAGCGGGAAACGGCTATCAGTTCGTGGGGAAGGTGGAGAAGTCGACGGACACGGCCTTGCTGAACGGATATATCCCTGAGCTCGAGCCTGCCGGATTACCGCAGGTGCAATGGAGGCTCGAGATCAGGGTGGAAGGCGTGATGGCGTTTACAGCTGATGCTCATTCGGACCGTCCGCTGGGGTAG
- a CDS encoding PaaI family thioesterase, whose amino-acid sequence MDEKLKEAIFRQVEQEPFAKALKMELVQLDDGFSAVEMAYEAGVMNNMFGRAHGGAIFSLIDEAFETVCQTVGSVTVALNVAVNFVASPEAGAVLRAEAREVNSTKKTATYDIKVHDQNGVLIAVCHALAYRTGKPLPFL is encoded by the coding sequence GTGGACGAGAAACTGAAAGAGGCGATCTTCCGGCAGGTTGAGCAGGAACCCTTCGCGAAGGCGTTGAAGATGGAGCTGGTGCAGCTCGATGATGGTTTTTCCGCCGTCGAAATGGCTTACGAGGCAGGGGTGATGAACAACATGTTCGGGCGCGCCCACGGCGGCGCGATCTTCTCCCTCATCGACGAGGCCTTTGAAACCGTCTGCCAGACCGTCGGCAGCGTCACCGTTGCCCTCAACGTGGCGGTGAATTTCGTGGCGAGTCCTGAGGCCGGAGCGGTGCTCAGGGCGGAGGCGCGGGAGGTGAACAGCACCAAAAAAACGGCCACCTATGACATAAAGGTGCATGACCAGAACGGAGTGCTGATCGCGGTCTGTCATGCTCTGGCATATCGCACCGGGAAGCCGCTTCCTTTTCTCTGA
- a CDS encoding response regulator → MKCLIVDDEAFCRDFVATLLSATADCHQASSGMEALEKYNAALATDEPFDLVIMDIMMPGMSGHDAAKAIRHIEKEQKPAKRVNIVMLTALNSSNDAMESFCNAQSAAYLVKPVSKEGLFNVLSKLGLMKR, encoded by the coding sequence ATGAAGTGCTTGATAGTAGATGACGAGGCTTTTTGCCGTGACTTTGTCGCCACTTTGCTGAGCGCGACCGCGGACTGTCACCAGGCCAGTAGCGGCATGGAGGCTCTCGAAAAATATAACGCGGCGCTGGCAACCGACGAGCCCTTCGACCTGGTGATCATGGACATCATGATGCCGGGAATGAGCGGTCACGATGCGGCCAAGGCGATCAGGCACATCGAGAAGGAGCAGAAGCCTGCCAAGCGCGTGAATATCGTCATGTTGACCGCGCTGAACTCGTCCAACGACGCCATGGAGTCCTTCTGCAACGCGCAGTCGGCGGCCTACCTGGTGAAGCCGGTTTCCAAGGAAGGGCTCTTTAACGTGCTGTCGAAGCTCGGGCTGATGAAGCGGTAA